Within Actinoplanes sp. L3-i22, the genomic segment CGACCGCGGCCGCCGCGAGCAGGATCCGCGCGGTCCGGGTGCCGGTGACAGCGAGGACGGCCGCCGCCCCGGCGACCAGCACCGCGTGGCCGAGCAGCAGACCCGCCAGGAACTCGTCGGCACGGCGGGCCGCGGCGAAGACCACCTCCCGGTCCGGGCGCCGGCGCATCGCCTCCAGCGCCACGCCGGCCGGCTCGTCCGCCGGGTCCGCCGGCAGCACGTCCGGTGGCGCCGGGGTGCGGCCCAGGCGCAGGGCCAGCGCCGGGAGCAGCGCGACCCCGCAGACCAGCAGCGCGAGCAGGGCCGCGGCGCCGGCCGCCGGATCCGTCGCCAGGGCGATGAGCGCGCCCAGGGCGCCGAGCACGCCCACGGTCGAGCCGGCCGTGAAGACCCGCGGGCCGGCCGCCACCCCGGCCCCGCCGAGCGCCGCCGTCAGCAGCACCGCGACCGAGCCGGCGAGCACCTCGGGAGCGCCGAGCCGGTCCTGGCCGGGCAGGGTGACCAGGGCGGCCGCGCCCAGGAACGCGTACGGCATGGCGAACCCGCCGAGCACCACGCCGGCGATCGCCACCCGGTAGGCCCGGGCGGCGGCCGTCGCGGCCACGACGAGTAGGGCGGCCAGGCCCAGGCCGGTCCAGCCGGTCGGGTCCCCGCGCAGCGCGACCAGGCCCAGGGTGAGGACGACACCGGCACCGAGCAGGGCGGCCGCCCGGGTGGACGCCGGGCTCCAGACGCCGCCGCGCCGGCGGGCGCCCTCGGCGACCGCTTCGACGACGTCGTCGTACTCCAGCTCCGGCCAGTCCTCGTGGGCCGGGCTCAGGTGCAGCACCTCGCCGTCGCGCACCCCCTGTGGATGCAGCCCGCTGCCGACCTCGAGCTGGACGCCGTCGGCCCGCCGCAGCACCCAGCCGCCGTGCCGCTCGCCGGTGTCGGCGAGGTCCTCGCCGGCGTGCCGGAGCACCTCCGGGAGCAGCTCGGCCAGGGGCACGTGCTCGGGGAGCGCCACGTCCACCCGGCGCTGCGGGGCACTGATCGTCACGCGAGCCAGACCGGTATCCACCAGGCCCCTCTCGGTTATCCACAGGGGAGGAAGTTGATGCTGCGGGATCGACCGAACTTTATCTAGCATGGGCGCGTCGTGATGCCCCGTGATCGGCGAGGCACGGTGAGCGACGGAGAGGCGGCGTGGGATGGGCACCGTGGCGGTCAAGCGGGCCGAGCGCCGGCCGGCGCCCGAGATCCCGTTCGGCGACCTGCCGGTCGAGCCGCCACCCGAGGTGCCGCCGCCGCTGGCCGGTCGGTGGCAGCAGGCGCTGATGGTGCTGCCGATGCTGGGCGGCACGGTGGCCATGGCGATGATGATGGGCCAGGGGCGGGGCGGGGCTTACTCGTACGTCATCGGTGGTCTTTTCGGGGTTTCCTCGCTCGCGATGCTGGCGACCTCGTTCGGCTCGGCCACCGGCCCGCGCCGCGCCGAGATGGCCGCCGCCCGGCGCGACTACCTGCGCCACCTGGCCGTCCTGCGGCGCCGGGTCCGGGAGACCGTGCGCCGGCAGCGCGCCGGCCTGCTCTACCGGCATCCCGACCCGTCCCGGCTGTGGTCCACGGTGTCGAGCCACCGGCTCTGGGAGCGCCGGCCCGACGA encodes:
- the eccD gene encoding type VII secretion integral membrane protein EccD, which codes for MDTGLARVTISAPQRRVDVALPEHVPLAELLPEVLRHAGEDLADTGERHGGWVLRRADGVQLEVGSGLHPQGVRDGEVLHLSPAHEDWPELEYDDVVEAVAEGARRRGGVWSPASTRAAALLGAGVVLTLGLVALRGDPTGWTGLGLAALLVVAATAAARAYRVAIAGVVLGGFAMPYAFLGAAALVTLPGQDRLGAPEVLAGSVAVLLTAALGGAGVAAGPRVFTAGSTVGVLGALGALIALATDPAAGAAALLALLVCGVALLPALALRLGRTPAPPDVLPADPADEPAGVALEAMRRRPDREVVFAAARRADEFLAGLLLGHAVLVAGAAAVLAVTGTRTARILLAAAAVALLLRSRLFRARRHRLALIAGGLAAAAALGADLVGGAPEVALPVVTVGCVVLALIVVAVGVTWSDRPPSGYLSRGAELLDVLATVAVIPVACAVAGLYSAVSGIAFG